ACAAGGAAGGCGAGGAACTTCTGAAGGACATGAACTTCAAAGGACACGCTTCCAGGTTTATGCAAAGTGTTGGGGCGGCAGTGGACAATCTGGACAGTCTTGAGACATCACTCGCTCCGCTGCTTCTGAAACTGGGCAGGTCACACACGAATTTCAGCGGATTCAAACCGGACTATTTCGACATTTTCACCAGGGCCATGCTCGACGTGTGGGAGCAGGAACTCAAGGACAGATTCACATCCGAGGTCAAGGAATCGTGGCTCACCGTGTTTGAATTCATGATGGGTAAGATGAAGGAGGGATACATGCAGGCCTACACAGAAGAAATGAACGCGAAAAATCTGCAGAAATCCAACGGCACAGTTGTTGACGAATAGAGTAACCGAACTCCAAAACCTTTTCAAGCATACACAGACGATAATCGTTTTCAGAAGATTAGATCGGAGGTTGACGTCACCATACTATGATTCGGGTTACTATTCTTTCACTATGTTGAAGTGGCATTTCTAAAGAAATCTCATAGATTAAAGCAGACTAATCTGCTAAAGTCATACACTTTAACAATTGTGACCTTTACAGCGAATCTACTGAGAAATAACTAAAACATTCTTTATCGCTCGATACATTTCATTGGAGCCCTGCGACGCACGTTTATTTGCCTCTTGACGTTGAACATGCCGGACC
This genomic window from Ptychodera flava strain L36383 chromosome 10, AS_Pfla_20210202, whole genome shotgun sequence contains:
- the LOC139141911 gene encoding neuroglobin-1-like, with protein sequence MGCNVSSASQAREITNRDTDIFTDRQRRIVRKTWRPLANDMTGNGTKVFLRIFEMEPKVKQLFPCRDKEGEELLKDMNFKGHASRFMQSVGAAVDNLDSLETSLAPLLLKLGRSHTNFSGFKPDYFDIFTRAMLDVWEQELKDRFTSEVKESWLTVFEFMMGKMKEGYMQAYTEEMNAKNLQKSNGTVVDE